One region of Oxalobacteraceae bacterium OTU3CAMAD1 genomic DNA includes:
- the rpoB gene encoding DNA-directed RNA polymerase subunit beta gives MHYSFTEKKRIRKSFAKRANVHHVPFLLATQLESYHSFLQEDVAPSTRKNDGLQSAFTSIFPIVSHNGFARLEFLSYVLGDPAFDVKECQLRGLTFASPLRAKVRLVILDKESPTKPVVKEMKEQEVYMGELPLMTTTGSFVINGTERVIVSQLHRSPGVFFEHDRGKTHSSGKLLFSARIIPYRGSWLDFEFDPKDILFFRVDRRRKMPVTILLKAIGMSHEQILANFFVFDNFNLRSEGAEMEFVAERLRGEVARFDIVNKEGKTLVLKDKRINAKHVRDIESNGIKHISVPEDYLLGRVLAKNIVDPETGEVVASANDELTEDVLGRLREANISEIQTLYTNDLDQGAYISQTLRIDDTADQMAARVAIYRMMRPGEPPTEDSVEALFNGLFYSADRYDLSAVGRMKFNRRIGRDELTGAMTLSNEDVLAVIKILVELRNGRGEVDDIDHLGNRRVRCVGELAENQFRAGLVRVERAVKERLGQAEADNLMPHDLINSKPISAAIREFFGSSQLSQFMDQTNPLSEITHKRRVSALGPGGLTRERAGFEVRDVHPTHYGRVCPIETPEGPNIGLINSLALYARLNEYGFLETPYRKVEGSKITDQIDYLSAIEEGRYIIAQANATISAEGTLSDELVSAREAGETILVSPERIQYMDVAPGQIVSVAASLIPFLEHDDANRALMGANMQRQAVPCLRPEKALVGTGIERTVAVDSGTTVQALRGGIVDYIDAGRVVIRVNDDEATAGEVGVDIYNLIKYTRSNQNTNINQRPIVKVGDRVAKRDVIADGASTDLGELALGQNMTVAFMPWNGLNFEDSILISENVVKDDRYTSIHIEELSVVARDTKLGAEEITRDISNLAENQLARLDESGIVYIGAEVQAGDTLVGKVTPKGETQLTPEEKLLRAIFGEKASDVKDTSLRVPSGMIGTVIDVQVFTREGIVRDKRAQQIIDDELKRFRLDLNDQMRIVEGDAFQRLEKMLINQVVNGGPKKLAKGAKITKEYLDDLDKYHWFDIRPADDAAATALEAIKESINEKRHQFDLAFEEKRKKLTQGDELQPGVQKMVKVYLAVKRRLQSGDKMAGRHGNKGVVSRIVPVEDMPYMADGTPADVVLNPLGVPSRMNVGQILETHLGWAAKGLGIRIGEMLQQQIKVEEMRKFLTTVYNENGRPEDLDQFDDEEIMKLANNLKKGVPFATPVFDGAHESEIRRMLDLAYPDEIAQKLGMTPSKNQVTMYDGRTGEAFERKVTVGVMHMLKLHHLVDDKMHARSTGPYSLVTQQPLGGKAQFGGQRFGEMEVWALEAYGASYVLQEMLTVKSDDVNGRTKVYENLVKGDHVIDAGMPESFNVLVKEIRSLGIDIDLERN, from the coding sequence ATGCACTACTCATTTACTGAGAAGAAACGCATTCGCAAATCATTCGCGAAGCGCGCCAACGTTCACCACGTTCCGTTCCTGCTGGCTACCCAGCTCGAGTCCTACCATAGTTTCCTGCAGGAAGACGTCGCACCGTCGACCCGCAAGAACGACGGCCTGCAGTCGGCCTTTACCTCGATATTCCCTATCGTTTCGCACAATGGCTTTGCGCGTCTCGAATTCCTGTCGTACGTCCTGGGCGATCCCGCCTTCGACGTCAAGGAATGCCAACTGCGTGGCCTGACGTTCGCGTCGCCGCTGCGCGCCAAGGTGCGTCTGGTGATCCTGGACAAGGAATCGCCGACCAAGCCGGTCGTCAAAGAGATGAAGGAACAGGAAGTCTACATGGGCGAACTGCCTTTGATGACGACCACCGGTTCGTTCGTCATCAACGGTACCGAGCGCGTCATCGTTTCGCAGCTGCATCGCTCCCCTGGCGTGTTCTTCGAACACGACCGCGGCAAGACCCACTCGTCGGGCAAACTGCTGTTCTCCGCGCGTATCATTCCTTACCGCGGTTCGTGGCTGGACTTCGAGTTCGACCCGAAAGACATCCTGTTCTTCCGCGTCGACCGCCGCCGCAAAATGCCGGTCACGATCCTGCTCAAAGCCATCGGCATGTCGCACGAGCAAATCCTGGCGAACTTCTTCGTCTTCGACAATTTCAACCTGCGCTCGGAAGGCGCGGAGATGGAATTCGTTGCCGAGCGTCTGCGTGGCGAAGTCGCCCGCTTCGACATCGTCAACAAGGAAGGCAAGACCCTGGTGCTGAAGGACAAGCGCATCAACGCCAAGCACGTGCGCGACATCGAATCGAACGGCATCAAGCATATTTCCGTGCCGGAAGACTACCTGCTGGGCCGCGTGCTGGCCAAGAACATCGTTGATCCGGAGACCGGCGAAGTTGTCGCGTCCGCCAACGATGAGCTGACCGAAGACGTCCTCGGCCGCCTGCGCGAAGCCAACATCAGCGAAATCCAAACGTTGTACACCAACGATCTGGACCAGGGCGCGTACATTTCGCAAACCCTGCGCATCGACGACACCGCCGACCAGATGGCCGCGCGCGTCGCGATCTACCGCATGATGCGTCCTGGCGAACCGCCAACGGAAGACTCCGTCGAAGCGCTGTTCAACGGCCTGTTCTACAGCGCCGACCGCTACGACCTGTCCGCCGTCGGCCGCATGAAGTTCAACCGCCGCATCGGCCGTGACGAACTGACCGGCGCCATGACGTTGTCGAACGAAGACGTGCTGGCCGTGATCAAGATCCTGGTGGAACTGCGCAATGGCCGCGGCGAAGTCGACGATATCGATCACCTGGGTAACCGCCGCGTACGTTGCGTCGGCGAACTGGCCGAAAACCAGTTCCGCGCCGGCCTGGTGCGCGTCGAGCGCGCCGTCAAGGAACGCCTCGGCCAAGCCGAAGCGGACAACCTGATGCCGCACGACCTGATCAACAGCAAGCCGATCTCGGCCGCGATCCGTGAATTCTTCGGTTCGTCGCAGCTGTCGCAGTTTATGGACCAGACCAACCCGCTGTCGGAAATCACGCACAAACGCCGCGTTTCCGCCCTGGGACCTGGCGGTCTGACCCGCGAACGTGCAGGCTTCGAGGTGCGCGACGTGCACCCGACCCACTACGGCCGCGTGTGCCCGATCGAAACGCCTGAAGGCCCGAACATCGGCCTGATCAACTCGCTGGCGCTGTACGCCCGCCTGAACGAATACGGCTTCCTGGAAACCCCGTACCGCAAGGTCGAAGGTTCCAAGATCACCGACCAGATCGATTACCTGTCGGCGATCGAAGAAGGCCGCTACATCATCGCCCAGGCGAATGCGACCATCAGTGCCGAAGGTACGCTCAGCGATGAGCTGGTCTCGGCCCGTGAAGCCGGCGAAACCATTCTGGTATCGCCAGAGCGCATCCAGTACATGGACGTGGCGCCTGGCCAGATCGTGTCCGTCGCCGCGTCGCTGATTCCGTTCCTGGAACACGATGATGCGAACCGCGCATTGATGGGTGCCAACATGCAGCGCCAGGCAGTTCCTTGCCTGCGCCCTGAAAAAGCACTGGTCGGTACCGGTATCGAACGCACCGTGGCAGTTGACTCGGGCACCACCGTGCAAGCTCTGCGCGGCGGTATCGTCGACTACATCGATGCGGGCCGTGTCGTGATTCGCGTGAACGATGACGAAGCAACCGCCGGCGAAGTCGGTGTCGACATCTACAACCTGATCAAGTACACCCGTTCGAACCAGAACACCAACATCAACCAGCGTCCTATCGTCAAGGTTGGCGACCGCGTTGCCAAGCGCGACGTGATCGCCGACGGCGCATCGACCGACCTGGGTGAATTGGCGCTGGGCCAGAACATGACCGTGGCCTTCATGCCATGGAATGGTCTGAACTTCGAGGATTCGATCCTGATCTCGGAAAACGTCGTCAAAGACGACCGTTACACCTCGATCCACATCGAAGAGCTGAGCGTCGTTGCTCGCGATACCAAGCTGGGCGCGGAAGAAATCACCCGCGACATCTCGAACCTGGCTGAGAACCAGCTGGCTCGTCTGGATGAGTCCGGTATCGTCTACATCGGCGCCGAAGTGCAAGCCGGCGATACGCTGGTCGGTAAAGTGACGCCTAAAGGCGAAACCCAGCTGACCCCGGAAGAAAAGCTGCTGCGCGCGATCTTCGGCGAGAAGGCTTCGGACGTCAAAGACACCTCGCTGCGCGTGCCTTCGGGCATGATCGGCACCGTCATCGACGTGCAAGTGTTCACCCGCGAAGGCATCGTTCGCGACAAGCGCGCGCAACAGATCATCGACGATGAACTGAAGCGTTTCCGCCTGGACCTGAACGACCAGATGCGTATCGTGGAGGGCGATGCCTTCCAGCGTCTGGAAAAAATGCTGATCAACCAGGTCGTCAACGGCGGTCCGAAGAAGCTGGCCAAAGGCGCCAAGATCACCAAGGAATACCTGGACGATCTGGACAAGTACCACTGGTTCGACATCCGTCCAGCGGACGACGCCGCCGCCACCGCCCTCGAAGCGATCAAGGAATCGATCAACGAGAAGCGTCACCAGTTCGATCTGGCCTTCGAAGAGAAGCGCAAGAAGCTGACGCAAGGCGATGAGCTGCAACCTGGCGTGCAGAAGATGGTCAAAGTGTATCTGGCCGTTAAGCGCCGCCTGCAGTCGGGCGACAAGATGGCGGGTCGCCACGGTAACAAGGGTGTGGTTTCCCGTATCGTGCCGGTCGAAGACATGCCATACATGGCCGACGGTACGCCGGCGGACGTGGTGCTGAACCCGCTGGGTGTTCCTTCGCGTATGAACGTGGGTCAGATTCTCGAGACCCACCTTGGTTGGGCGGCAAAAGGCCTGGGTATCCGTATCGGCGAGATGCTGCAACAGCAGATCAAAGTCGAAGAGATGCGCAAGTTCCTGACCACCGTCTACAACGAGAACGGCCGTCCGGAAGATCTGGACCAGTTCGACGACGAAGAGATCATGAAGCTGGCGAACAACCTGAAAAAGGGTGTTCCGTTCGCTACCCCGGTGTTCGACGGCGCGCACGAGTCGGAAATCCGCCGCATGCTGGACCTGGCGTACCCGGACGAGATCGCTCAGAAACTGGGCATGACCCCGTCGAAGAACCAGGTCACGATGTACGACGGCCGCACCGGCGAAGCGTTCGAGCGCAAGGTTACCGTTGGCGTGATGCACATGCTGAAACTGCACCACTTGGTCGACGACAAGATGCACGCGCGTTCGACCGGTCCGTACTCGCTGGTAACGCAGCAGCCACTGGGCGGTAAAGCCCAGTTCGGCGGCCAGCGCTTCGGTGAGATGGAGGTGTGGGCACTGGAAGCGTACGGCGCATCGTACGTGCTGCAAGAGATGTTGACCGTGAAGTCCGATGACGTCAACGGCCGTACCAAAGTGTACGAAAACCTGGTCAAAGGCGACCACGTGATCGACGCCGGTATGCCTGAATCGTTCAACGTGCTGGTCAAGGAAATCCGTTCGCTGGGTATCGATATCGACCTCGAACGAAACTAA